In Nocardia sp. NBC_01327, the genomic stretch GATGCCGCCTTCTTCGGCATCTCGCCGCGTGAGGCGATCTGGCTCGACCCCCAGCAGCGCATGCTGCTGCGCGTGGCATGGGAGGCCTTCGAAGACTCCGGTGCCGACATGGATCGCCTGGCGGGCAGCGACGTCGGTGTATTCGTCGGAGGTTTCACCCTGGACTACAACCTGCTGCAGAACTACGGCGTGCACAGCCGCTACGAACTCCAGGCGAATTCGGCCACCGGCATGATGATGACGATGCTGGCCAACCGGCTGTCCCATGCCTTCGACTTCCGCGGCCCCAGTCTCACCGTCGACACCGCCTGCTCCGGATCGCTGGTGGCACTTCACCTTGCGGTGCAGGCGATCCGGAACGGTGAATGCTCGCAGGCCCTCGTCGGCGGCGTCAACGTGATGCTGGCCCCGAACATGACGATCGCGGAATCCAAGGGCGGATTCCTGAGCCCCGACGGGCGGTGCAAGACCTTCGACATCTCGGCGAACGGCTACGCGCGCGGCGAGGGCGCGGGCGTGGTCCTGCTCAAACCGCTCGCCCGGGCGCTGGCCGAGCGCGATTCGATCTACGCGCTCGTCCGCGGGACCGCCGTCACGCAGGACGGCCACACCAATGGCATCACCGTGCCGAACGGCGATGCGCAGGAGGCGACCATGCGCGCGGCTTACCTGCGCGCCGGAGTGCCGCCCCGGCAGGTGCAGTACATCGAGGCCCATGGCACCGGCACGCCGCTCGGCGATCCGATCGAGGCCGCCGCCATCGGCCGGGTGCTGTCGGCGAACCGGCCTGTCGGCGAACCCATTCTCCTCGGGTCGGTCAAGACCAATATCGGGCACCTCGAGGCCGCGGCCGGCGTTGCCGGGCTGATCAAGGTCGCACTGTCGTTGCAGCACAAGCGAATTCCGGGCCACCTACACCTGACCGAGCCCAACCCGGCGATCCCGTTCGAGGAGTTCGGATTGCGCGTGCCCACCCGGGTGATCGACTGGCCGAGTGGAGACGGCCCCCGATGCGCAGGTGTGAACTCGTTCGGGTTCGGCGGTACCAACGCCCATGCCGTGCTGCAGGAGCCGCCCGCCGAGACCGCCGTGGCAGCCCGCACCGACGACCGCCGCCACGTCGTCGTGCTGTCCGCGCGCAGCGCTGCCGCACTGCGCGAGCTGACCGAGTCGATGTGCGCACACCTGGGCGAAACCGACTGCAGCCTGGCTGATATCGCGTATTCATCGAGCCTGCGCCGCACCCATCACGACCATCGCCTCGCCGTGGTCGCCCGGAGCTGCGACCAGGCCCGCGAACGGCTGCGCGCCTCCCTTGATGCGGATCAGGCCCCCGGTGTCGTCGCGGGGCGGGCGCATTCAGGGAACAGGCCCAAACTCGCCTTCGTCTGCTCGGGCATGGGCCCGCAATGGTGGGGCATGGGGCGGCAGCTGTTGGAGACCGAGCCCGAATTCCGCCAGGCTGTCGAAGACTGTGCCACAGAGCTTTTCAAGTACACCGGTTGGTCACTGCTGGAGGAGATGCTCGCGCCCGAGGAACGGTCCCGGATAGGCAGGACCGAGGTCGCTCAGCCCGCCAACTTCGCGCTGCAGGTCGGCCTCGCCGCACTGTGGCGTTCCCGGGGCATCGAACCGGACGCGATCATCGGTCACAGCGCGGGTGAGGTCGCCGCGCAGTACCTGGCCGGGGTGCTGAGCCTGCACGACGCGATCAAGGTCATCTACTACCGCAGCAGCCTGCAGCAGCGCATGGCGGGACGCGGCCGGATGCTGGCGGTCGGCCTGACACCCGAAACCCTCGAGCGGGCGGTCGCCGACGCCGGCCCGACGGTATCGGTGGCGGCGATCAACAGCCCGAGCGCGGTCACGCTGTCCGGCGACGCCGAAGTCTTGGAGAGCATGGCGGCGCAACTGGATACCTTCGGCGTCTTCCACCGGTTCCTGCCCGTCGAGGTCCCGTTTCACAGCCACTACATGGATCCGCTGCGCGCGGAGCTCGAGTCCGGCCTGTCCGGCTTGTGCCCGGCCACTGCGACATTGCCGCTGTACTCGACGGTCACCGGCAGCCGGATCGACGGCGGCGGGGTCGACGCCCGCTACTGGTGGCAGAACGTCCGCGCGACGGTCCTGTTCTCGGCCGCATTCAGCGAGATGGTCGACGACGGCTACACCCATTTCCTCGAACTCGCACCGCACCCGGTCCTGGCGAGCTCGATGCACGAACTGCTCACCGGGTCCGGGCGCGAGGGCCTGGTCGTTGCGTCGCTGCGCCGCGACGAGGCCGACGACGAGATCCTGCTCCGGTCACTGGGATCACTGCACGGCCACGGACATTCGGTGAGGTGGGCGACCCTGCACGGCGACGATGCCAAGTACGTCAAGCTGCCGAACTACCCGTGGCAGCTGGAGAGGTACTGGAACGAATCGGCGGAGGCCCGTGAGGACCGCCACTACCGGCAGGTGCATCCACTGTTGGGACAGCGGATGAACGCCGCGCATCGCACCTGGGAGGTGGAGCTCAACACCGGCCGTCTGGCATATCTGACCGACCATCGCATCCAGGACAACACCCTGCTGCCCGCCGCGGCTCTGGTCGAGATGGCGCTGGCTGCCGCCCGTGAGGCGTACGGGCCCGGCGATTACGCCGTCGAGGATCTGCAACTGCGCAAGGCGCTGGTCGTATCGCCGGTCTCGGACGCACGGATGCGCACGACGCTGTACCAGGAGCAGGCCCGCGTCGAGATTTCCAGCTACCTGGCGCTTCCCAGCGGCGAACGGCAGTGGACGATCCACGCCAGCGCCCAGCTCGGCACGAGTACAGCCTCGCCCGCTCCCCGCGACCTGGCCGGAACCCGTACCGGATGTGGGAACTACGTCTCGCGAGACGAGTTCTACACGCGCACAAAAGAAATGGGGTTTCAGTACGGTCCCGCCTTCCAGGGTGTGCGCGATATCGTCACCGGCGAGGGGGTCGCAGTCGGCTCGGTCACGATTCCGGACGAGATCAGCACGGATCTGCTCGACTATCAATTCCATCCGAGCCTGCTCGACGCGGCGTTCCAGATCCTGCTGGTCGCCGCGACCGCACCCGATCAGCAGCGCTCGACACCATATCTCCCGGTCCGCATCGACCGGATCCGCGTACTGGCCCCACCGGTCGCAGACATGGTCGTCGTCGCACAGGTCCGAATGGCAGACCTGTCGCGAATCGTCAGCGATATCGCCCTGTGCGACCGCACGGGCCGGGTCCTGGTCCAGATCGACGGCTTCCGGGCGCAGTCGCTCGCCGTCGCGGCGAGCCTCTCGCCCGACCGCATCGACCGCGGCCTCTACGAGTTGACCTGGCAGCCGGCACCTCCGGCGACGGCCATCACCGACGATGATGAGGCGCTACAGGTCCCGCAACCCGGCCTGGTCGTCGCCGGCGATGGTGTGCCGGTGCAGGTCCCAGAACCCAGCCTGGCCGGCGCCGGCGGGGATTGGGTGATCTTCGCCGATACGACAGGCGTCGGCGACGAGGCAGCGACCGTTCTGTGTGCCGCGGGGCACCGTGTCTTCCGAGTGATCCACGCCGAGGTCGCAGAGCTCACTGACTGTGGTGCGGACACCTACCTGATCGATGCCGCGAATCCGGCGCACTATCTGCAGTTGATGCAGGCGCTGCACGACCACGAGATCGGTGTGCTCGCGCATCTGTGGAGCCTGGACATCGAGGTGAGCGATACCGACTTCGACGACCTCGGCTCGGCCGACGATCTCCAGGATTCCCAGGAGATGGGCGTGCTGTCGGTCATGCGGCTGATGCAGGCCCTCTCCGCCGAGCAGAC encodes the following:
- a CDS encoding type I polyketide synthase, coding for MSELTCDTADSQHEPLAIVGIGCHFPGGASTPAAFWDLLCAGVDATRELPPDRWEVGKFYDPDPAKLGKMSTCRGGFLDRVDQFDAAFFGISPREAIWLDPQQRMLLRVAWEAFEDSGADMDRLAGSDVGVFVGGFTLDYNLLQNYGVHSRYELQANSATGMMMTMLANRLSHAFDFRGPSLTVDTACSGSLVALHLAVQAIRNGECSQALVGGVNVMLAPNMTIAESKGGFLSPDGRCKTFDISANGYARGEGAGVVLLKPLARALAERDSIYALVRGTAVTQDGHTNGITVPNGDAQEATMRAAYLRAGVPPRQVQYIEAHGTGTPLGDPIEAAAIGRVLSANRPVGEPILLGSVKTNIGHLEAAAGVAGLIKVALSLQHKRIPGHLHLTEPNPAIPFEEFGLRVPTRVIDWPSGDGPRCAGVNSFGFGGTNAHAVLQEPPAETAVAARTDDRRHVVVLSARSAAALRELTESMCAHLGETDCSLADIAYSSSLRRTHHDHRLAVVARSCDQARERLRASLDADQAPGVVAGRAHSGNRPKLAFVCSGMGPQWWGMGRQLLETEPEFRQAVEDCATELFKYTGWSLLEEMLAPEERSRIGRTEVAQPANFALQVGLAALWRSRGIEPDAIIGHSAGEVAAQYLAGVLSLHDAIKVIYYRSSLQQRMAGRGRMLAVGLTPETLERAVADAGPTVSVAAINSPSAVTLSGDAEVLESMAAQLDTFGVFHRFLPVEVPFHSHYMDPLRAELESGLSGLCPATATLPLYSTVTGSRIDGGGVDARYWWQNVRATVLFSAAFSEMVDDGYTHFLELAPHPVLASSMHELLTGSGREGLVVASLRRDEADDEILLRSLGSLHGHGHSVRWATLHGDDAKYVKLPNYPWQLERYWNESAEAREDRHYRQVHPLLGQRMNAAHRTWEVELNTGRLAYLTDHRIQDNTLLPAAALVEMALAAAREAYGPGDYAVEDLQLRKALVVSPVSDARMRTTLYQEQARVEISSYLALPSGERQWTIHASAQLGTSTASPAPRDLAGTRTGCGNYVSRDEFYTRTKEMGFQYGPAFQGVRDIVTGEGVAVGSVTIPDEISTDLLDYQFHPSLLDAAFQILLVAATAPDQQRSTPYLPVRIDRIRVLAPPVADMVVVAQVRMADLSRIVSDIALCDRTGRVLVQIDGFRAQSLAVAASLSPDRIDRGLYELTWQPAPPATAITDDDEALQVPQPGLVVAGDGVPVQVPEPSLAGAGGDWVIFADTTGVGDEAATVLCAAGHRVFRVIHAEVAELTDCGADTYLIDAANPAHYLQLMQALHDHEIGVLAHLWSLDIEVSDTDFDDLGSADDLQDSQEMGVLSVMRLMQALSAEQTWAPKLWLVTRGGQSVGAQGNRCNVAQAPLWGLGRVIGHQEFATRWGGLCDLDPSGSAAEQGRLLVGEIAGGLEDSGRTGTIESVAEDQVALRGSERYVARLVESGSLTAPFPARMRDSGSYLVTGGLGALGLLVARFLVDQGARDVVLMGRTSIPPRSSWDELASDDPRRSLAGTIRELESQGARIHLATVDVTSAEQLRRWSDTHREQGLPPLAGVVHVAGVVEDELLVRTNAATFTKVLRPKLIGGWLLHRLLRDVPLDFFVLFSSTGSVIASPGQGNYAAGNAFLDALAHYRRGLGLPALSIGWGPWSVGMVEQLDLEQMYARRGIELITPEAGMQILGRVLHQRPAHLVAITADWARARETSLTGQLPPMFSLLDVPAEEPENAGADAHALLGALRRAPESERVAVLGEHLREVAARVLGMAAEQVGTDETLSSLGLDSMMAIEMKHRVEAVLGIDVSVLDLLQGATIIGLADGLIARLELAGAATEQSPTSEAGEPAPAGDQLGDLEQLLAGADPDELEALLNELEDHRHTNGHDLGDVPATANRGERS